In Fusarium fujikuroi IMI 58289 draft genome, chromosome FFUJ_chr08, one genomic interval encodes:
- a CDS encoding related to steroid monooxygenase encodes MTVSNGNSYATTFDNRVGGTPITRDNDGPYQVSEHILCAPRKLRVGCIGAGASGIMMCYKKEKEFGDDIDLVVYERYPKPGGVWYANKYPGCRCDVPSPAYQYPFHPKADWSKYYSPAAEIQSYYESFAREKGYVDNYIKLSHRVDKATWDEPNGQWILTVTETTDGQERTFEDRVDFLIANIGILNTWKWPDIPNREAFRGHMTHSADYDTNLDLQDKTVIVIGSGASAIQIVPAIRSTAKKVISFYRTPQWIGPGLPMEGYTDSDGRNFVYTDEQKKQFAEDPKAYLEHRKEMETKINTSFRNNIADHPNQKMAREFVAKRMAKILKNDERLTQRLIPTFPMGCRRLGPAEGFLESFHEDNVELAEGEIESFTENGLRVADGTKYQADVIICATGFNVSFKPHFPVIGRDNVSLGEAWKDDPAAYLALAASGFPNFMLGSLGPNCPAGHGSFITVLEAAQNYICKVIRKIQTENILTLDVKPEVVDEYNEHVHEWLKRTVWAAGCRSWYNQGRPNGKITAQYPGSLVHWRLMLENPRYEHYNIQYRSRNRFEFMGNGFTLPEVNGGDVAWYLDPEHIAKPLFSE; translated from the exons ATGACAGTCTCAAACGGGAACAGCTACGCAACAACCTTCGACAACCGGGTCGGTGGTACGCCCATTACTCGCGACAATGACGGTCCTTACCAGGTGTCTGAGCATATCCTATGCGCGCCAAGAAAGCTCCGAGTTGGATGTATaggagctggagcttctggGATCATGATGTGctacaagaaggagaaggaattTGGAGATGACATTGACCTGGTAGTTTATGAAA GGTACCCCAAGCCAGGTGGTGTCTGGTACGCCAACAAGTACCCTGGTTGCCGCTGCGACGTTCCTTCGCCCGCCTATCAATACCCCTTTCACCCAAAAGCAGATTGGTCCAAGTACTATTCCCCGGCGGCTGAGATCCAGTCGTATTACGAGTCATTTGCCAGAGAGAAGGGTTATGTGGATAACTACATCAAGCTATCTCATCGCGTCGACAAAGCGACTTGGGATGAGCCCAATGGGCAGTGGATTCTGACTGTAACGGAGACCACTGATGGCCAAGAGCGAACTTTCGAGGACAGAGTCGACTTTTTGATCGCCAACATTGGCATCTTGAATACCTGGAAGTGGCCTGATATTCCCAACCGCGAAGCCTTCCGTGGACACATGACCCATTCAGCGGACTACGATACCAATCTTGACTTACAAGACAAGACCGTGATCGTAATTGGATCTGGCGCCTCTGCCATCCAAATTGTGCCAGCCATCAGGTCGACAGCAAAGAAAGTTATCTCATTCTATCGCACACCGCAGTGGATTGGACCCGGTTTACCCATGGAAGGCTACACGGACTCGGATGGACGAAACTTTGTCT ATACCGATGAGCAAAAGAAGCAATTCGCTGAAGACCCAAAGGCGTACTTGGAGCATCGGAAAGAAATGGAGACAAAGATCAATACGAGTTTCCGAAATAACATCGCGGACCACCCGAACCAGAAGATGGCTCGCGAG TTTGTGGCTAAAAGAATGGCCAAGATTCTCAAGAACGATGAGAGATTGACCCAGCGCCTGATCCCAACCTTTCCCATGGGATGCCGTCGCCTCGGCCCAGCTGAAGGATTCCTTGAGTCTTTCCACGAAGACAACGTTGAACTAGCCGAAGGCGAAATCGAATCTTTCACCGAAAACGGTCTACGTGTTGCCGACGGAACGAAGTATCAAGCAGACGTCATCATTTGCGCGACGGGCTTCAACGTCAGCTTCAAGCCACATTTCCCTGTCATCGGCCGCGATAATGTGTCGCTTGGTGAGGCTTGGAAGGATGACCCAGCGGCCTACCTTGCACTTGCTGCGAGTGGCTTTCCCAACTTTATGT TGGGTTCGCTTGGACCAAACTGTCCTGCGGGTCATGGATCGTTCATTACGGTCCTTGAAGCAGCGCAGAACTACATCTGCAAGGTCATCAGGAAGATCCAAACAGAGAACATCCTCACATTGGATGTCAAGCCTGAGGTTGTTGACGAGTACAACGAACATGTGCATGAGTGGCTGAAACGAAC TGTCTGGGCTGCCGGTTGTCGTTCGTGGTACAATCAAGGTCGACCGAATGGCAAGATCACGGCGCAGTATCCAGGATCTCTTGTCCACTGGCGGTTAATGCTTGAGAACCCTCGGTACGAGCACTACAACATTCAGTACCGAAGCCGTAATAGGTTCGAGTTCATGGGTAATGGCTTTACGTTGCCGGAGGTAAATGGTGGAGATGTGGCATGGTATCTGGATCCAGAACACATAGCAAAGCCTCTCTTCTCAgaataa
- a CDS encoding related to maltose permease, with amino-acid sequence MDTKKEATAMTTAEHLEMQQAEDHAEAAANQIAYEKTLSFAQSVRVFWRSTLWILYVQLVVFGYGIDGIIAGNLLAIPKFREDYGTTLAQGGTTIYIIPATWQSLYGGVSQLAAVLGAAVTGWLADKIGRRYTNMLFCAISIVGVGLQYHSTRDGSLPILTVGKAINGLSIGAWLIIGPLYASEVAPLKLRGWLTAMTNFIQFCGTLLFTGIMYKLGPRNDRDSYIVPFVCQWIIPGIVLPTVWLCPESPVWLVRAGRRDAAVKSLDRLHGDSKDIDKKAILAVIEQTIQHEQDYRTETSSVSYASCFQKPDRQRTLISMFIYGCQYLSGIIFVLGYQSYYYQLAGFGAQMSFLLSMLNNCSMFVANILSWPLLTIVGRRPLIVWGQFICAITLFIVGGASLPGSRSTNLVTIAFMFVWGFVYQITLGTVAWTVVAEIPTWRLRSRTQGLSNIVLCIVQWLIGFVFPYMFNPDAGNLGGKVGFIFGATTLIGFAGCWVWLPETKNRTTAELDDLYAAKVKPRHFHKTHLGEATGSDDKTA; translated from the exons ATGGATACCAAGAAAGAGGCTACAGCAATGACTACTGCTGAACACCTTGAGATGCAGCAGGCAGAGGATCATGCTGAAGCCGCTGCCAACCAAATCGCCTACGAGAAGACCCTCAGCTTCGCCCAGAGCGTTCGAGTTTTCTGGCGAAGTACTCTCTGGATCTTGTACGTCCAGCTTGTTGTTTTTGGCTACGGCATAGACGGCATCATCGCAGGCAATCTGCTCGCGATCCCCAAGTTTCG GGAGGACTACGGCACTACACTTGCGCAAGGCGGTACGACGATTTACATTATCCCTGCTACTTGGCAGAGCCTTTACGGCGGTGTGTCCCAGCTGGCAGCTGTCCTAGGAGCTGCCGTTACTGGATGGCTGGCTGACAAGATCGGTCGCCGATACACCAACATGCTCTTCTGTGCCATTTCTATCGTTGGAGTTGGTCTTCAATACCACTCGACTCGCGACGGTTCTCTTCCCATTTTAACAGTTGGAAAGGCCATCAATGGTCTTTCCATCGGCGCAtggctcatcatcggccCTCTGTACGCTTCAGAAGTTGCTCCCCTGAAACTGCGAGGTTGGCTCACCGCCATGACCAACTTTATCCAGTTCTGTGGTACTCTGCTCTTCACTGGAATTATGTATAAACTTGGTCCCCGAAACGATCGCGACTCTTATATTGTCCCCTTTGTGTGCCAATGGATCATTCCGGGAATCGTTCTTCCTACCGTCTGGCTCTGCCCCGAATCACCTGTCTGGTTAGTTCGTGCTGGGCGCCGAGACGCTGCCGTCAAGTCTCTCGATCGTCTCCACGGCGATTCGAAGGATATCGATAAGAAGGCCATTCTTGCTGTCATTGAGCAGACTATTCAGCATGAGCAGGACTACCGAACTGAGACGTCGTCTGTCTCCTACGCATCGTGCTTCCAAAAGCCTGACAGACAACGCACTCTCATCAGCATGTTTATCTATGGCTGCCAGTATCTCAGTGGTATCATCTTTGTTCTCGGATATCAGTCGTATTACTATCAACTGGCTGGTTTTGGTGCACAAatgtccttcttgttgagcatGTTGAACAACTGCAGCATGTTTGTCGCCAACATCCTTTCTTGGCCCTTGTTGACTATCGTTGGTCGCCGGCCTCTTATTGTTTGGGGACAGTTTATCTGTGCAATCACGTTGTTCATCGTCGGTGGAGCTTCTTTGCCTGGTAGTCGGTCTACGAATCTCGTCACCATTGCTTTCATGTTCGTCTGG GGCTTTGTTTACCAGATCACCTTGGGTACAGTTGCATGGACCGTCGTGGCAGAGATCCCAACCTGGCGTCTTCGCTCACGAACCCAAGGCCTTTCCAACATCGTCCTCTGCATCGTTCAATGGCTGATTGGTTTCGTGTTCCCCTATATGTTCAACCCAGATGCCGGTAACCTCGGTGGCAAGGTTGGCTTCATTTTTGGTGCGACCACTCTCATCGGATTCGCTGGCTGCTGGGTTTGGCTCCCTGAGACCAAGAACCGAACAACTGCAGAGCTCGATGATCTGTATGCTGCCAAAGTCAAGCCGCGTCATTTCCACAAGACTCATCTGGGCGAGGCGACGGGGTCCGACGATAAGACTGCCTAG